A section of the Pseudomonas lini genome encodes:
- the gap gene encoding type I glyceraldehyde-3-phosphate dehydrogenase yields the protein MTLRIAINGFGRIGRNVLRALYTQGYRQDLQIVAINDLGDSSMNAHLLKYDTVHGTFDADVQHDQESLTVNGDRISVSAIRNPAELPWAAEKVDVVFECTGLFTDRAKAAAHITAGARKVIISAPAKGADATVVYGVNHDILRQSHQIISNASCTTNCLAPVAQVLHRELGIESGLMTTIHAYTNDQNLTDVYHTDPYRARSATQNMIPSKTGAAEAVGLVLPELAGKLTGMAVRVPVINVSLVDLTVQLKREASADEVNAMLKQASQHSKILGYNTLPLVSSDFNHNPLSSIFDANHTKSSGKLLKVLAWYDNEWGFSNRMLDNCLALCNAE from the coding sequence ATGACTCTTCGAATCGCAATCAATGGTTTTGGCCGTATCGGCCGTAATGTCCTACGCGCACTGTATACCCAAGGTTATCGTCAGGATCTGCAGATCGTAGCGATCAACGATCTGGGCGACAGCTCGATGAACGCGCATCTGCTCAAGTACGACACCGTTCACGGCACATTCGATGCCGATGTCCAGCACGATCAGGAAAGCCTGACCGTCAACGGCGACCGTATTTCGGTCAGCGCCATTCGCAACCCGGCCGAGCTGCCTTGGGCCGCTGAAAAGGTCGATGTCGTGTTCGAATGCACCGGTCTGTTCACCGACCGTGCCAAAGCCGCCGCGCATATTACGGCCGGCGCGCGCAAAGTGATCATCTCGGCCCCGGCCAAAGGCGCTGACGCCACCGTGGTTTATGGGGTCAACCACGACATTCTGCGCCAATCGCACCAGATCATTTCCAACGCCTCGTGCACCACCAACTGCCTGGCCCCGGTGGCCCAGGTGCTGCATCGCGAGCTGGGCATCGAAAGCGGTCTGATGACCACCATCCATGCCTACACCAACGATCAGAACCTGACCGACGTCTACCACACCGACCCGTACCGCGCCCGTTCCGCCACACAGAACATGATCCCGAGCAAGACCGGCGCCGCTGAAGCGGTGGGCCTGGTGCTGCCGGAACTGGCAGGCAAACTGACCGGCATGGCGGTGCGTGTTCCGGTGATCAACGTATCGCTGGTGGACCTGACCGTGCAGCTCAAGCGCGAAGCGTCGGCCGATGAAGTCAACGCGATGCTCAAACAAGCCAGCCAGCACTCGAAGATCCTGGGTTACAACACCCTGCCGCTGGTTTCCAGCGACTTCAACCACAACCCGCTGTCGTCGATCTTCGACGCCAACCACACCAAATCCAGCGGCAAGCTGCTCAAAGTGCTGGCCTGGTACGACAACGAATGGGGCTTCTCCAACCGCATGCTCGATAACTGCCTGGCGCTCTGCAACGCCGAGTAA